The following are encoded in a window of Providencia rettgeri genomic DNA:
- a CDS encoding iron-containing alcohol dehydrogenase, protein MNQFLIKPRVQFGANALDFISQMQAQQVFIVTDKAMVKFGLADEVTRRLTRSGIAFSMYDDVLPDPDISAIVKGMKVMDVQYPDVVIALGGGSVIDAAKAIIYSLWHTKNDANRAKPQFIAIPTTSGTGSEVTSFSVIKSHSEKLVLVDEFMLPDVAILDPVLVKSVPASITADTGMDVLCHALEAYVSRTASDFSDALAEKAVQLVFGHLIDCYREGGNLLAREKMHNASCIAGMAFTNASLGITHSLAHALGGVFHIPHGRANALLMTHVVAFNAELEGRCDSDAAKRYAHLAKCLNLPASNVREGVESLIMAINVLKDEMNMPKGIQATGICETDFNARLGEMVGQALRDSCTPTNPRDVNQVQLETLYRQSF, encoded by the coding sequence ATGAATCAATTTCTCATTAAACCGCGAGTCCAATTCGGTGCTAACGCACTGGATTTTATCTCACAAATGCAGGCTCAGCAGGTATTTATCGTCACCGATAAAGCCATGGTGAAATTTGGCCTAGCCGATGAAGTGACTCGTCGATTAACTCGTTCAGGCATTGCTTTTTCAATGTATGACGATGTTCTGCCTGATCCGGATATTTCAGCCATCGTAAAAGGCATGAAAGTCATGGATGTGCAATACCCCGATGTGGTGATTGCCTTGGGTGGTGGCTCAGTGATTGATGCGGCGAAAGCCATTATTTACTCCTTATGGCACACGAAAAACGACGCCAATCGGGCAAAACCGCAGTTTATTGCGATCCCAACGACTAGCGGTACAGGCTCTGAAGTCACCAGCTTTTCAGTGATTAAATCTCACTCTGAAAAGCTGGTGTTAGTGGATGAGTTTATGTTGCCCGATGTGGCGATCCTTGACCCTGTTTTAGTGAAATCCGTGCCTGCTTCAATTACTGCGGATACGGGCATGGATGTGCTTTGCCATGCATTAGAAGCTTACGTTTCCCGTACTGCATCTGATTTTTCTGATGCGCTAGCAGAAAAAGCCGTGCAGCTGGTTTTTGGTCATTTGATTGACTGTTACCGCGAAGGCGGCAACTTACTTGCTCGCGAAAAAATGCATAACGCCTCTTGCATTGCAGGAATGGCATTTACCAATGCGTCTTTGGGGATCACACATAGCTTAGCCCATGCATTAGGTGGTGTATTTCATATTCCTCATGGTCGTGCCAATGCCCTATTGATGACGCACGTAGTGGCATTTAATGCCGAGTTAGAGGGGCGTTGTGATAGTGATGCGGCGAAGCGTTATGCGCACCTTGCGAAGTGCTTGAATTTACCTGCTTCTAACGTACGAGAAGGTGTTGAAAGCCTAATTATGGCAATCAACGTGTTGAAAGATGAAATGAATATGCCAAAAGGCATTCAAGCTACAGGGATTTGTGAAACCGATTTTAACGCCCGTTTAGGGGAAATGGTTGGGCAAGCACTGCGTGATAGTTGCACTCCGACCAATCCACGGGATGTGAACCAAGTGCAACTTGAAACGCTATATCGGCAATCTTTTTAA
- a CDS encoding BMC domain-containing protein — protein sequence MKSLGVIETRGLTSAIQAADAACKAASVEIVGYRKIGSGLVSVCFQGEISAVRTAVDHGIAVIANNSLLVGSLVIARPEESVITKLLTVKSQKGELAKSIEHVEVPQQKPMAETKAEPAVTENSVKESKNDLRKGKKS from the coding sequence ATGAAAAGTTTAGGTGTGATTGAAACTCGGGGACTGACATCCGCTATACAGGCTGCTGATGCAGCGTGTAAAGCGGCTAGTGTAGAAATTGTCGGTTATCGGAAAATTGGTTCAGGTTTGGTATCCGTTTGTTTTCAAGGCGAGATCAGTGCAGTGCGTACTGCCGTCGATCACGGTATTGCTGTCATCGCCAACAACTCATTATTGGTCGGCTCATTAGTGATTGCACGCCCTGAAGAAAGTGTAATTACAAAATTGCTAACGGTGAAAAGCCAAAAGGGCGAGTTAGCAAAAAGCATTGAACATGTTGAAGTGCCACAACAAAAGCCAATGGCTGAGACAAAAGCTGAGCCAGCAGTGACGGAAAATAGCGTTAAAGAGTCGAAAAACGATCTGCGAAAAGGTAAAAAGTCATGA
- a CDS encoding multidrug efflux SMR transporter has product MSPKAKSWLWMLAVIISETSATSTLKMFDNSEGITKSLLLALIVVLYVICYYSLSRAVKYIPVGLAYATWSGTGILMVSTLGMLFYGQHPDTAAIIGMVVIASGIVIMNLFSKMGADEEESDKPKQETKESLLSANNKAVH; this is encoded by the coding sequence ATGTCCCCTAAAGCAAAATCATGGCTTTGGATGCTGGCGGTTATTATTTCAGAAACCTCAGCAACCTCTACATTGAAAATGTTTGATAATAGTGAAGGAATTACAAAATCCTTACTATTGGCATTAATTGTCGTATTGTATGTTATTTGCTATTACTCACTTTCACGAGCAGTTAAATATATCCCTGTTGGCTTAGCGTATGCCACATGGTCAGGAACCGGGATCCTCATGGTATCTACCCTTGGGATGTTATTTTATGGGCAACATCCTGATACAGCGGCCATAATTGGTATGGTTGTGATTGCAAGTGGTATTGTGATCATGAATCTGTTCTCCAAAATGGGGGCAGATGAAGAAGAGAGCGATAAACCAAAACAAGAAACAAAAGAGTCACTGTTATCCGCCAATAATAAAGCCGTTCATTAA
- the cutC gene encoding choline trimethylamine-lyase, whose amino-acid sequence MTKYALTPRVKMLAERLTARNSSIITERANILEALESQLSGAPQAIKPAQRFYEFIRHFPVFIAQDELIIGSQSSTPRGAIFFTENEIHSNSIYTFLAGDSTVDSPDYLAVLNIGFLEIKSQLENRVRNIGSAVSRNSIDEANNCRAAIYACDAAIHFAQSLASKAESMAAVESNQYRRLELQESAAILRNVPAKPAQTFKEACQAFYLLQLILHLENGSYAVNPMGFDKAVYPFYQRDIEQGRLTPAQAYEVVESLWLKLAELSEVRSTKMVDGYPMFDALKGGVYLTDPRVCINELSAMMLSAHENIMAVNNSLKVRLYCGQVSTQPQYSAPNASYVAPSAHAEAEFNVMEGLTPRLQRLRNRYLEARPSVSIYRALAFTEVVKNNPGLPPILLRAKAFRRACETAPILIQPEELIVGHPCGKPRAGAFSPDIAWRWVVDELDTMSTRPQDPFVISEEDKKVIREEIAPFWKGRSLDEICEAQYREAGVWEFSGETFVSDLSYHQINGGGDTCPGYDVLLFTKGMNGIKADAQAKLAELSMENPDDIDRIYFYKASIETCEGVVAYAHRIAEHARELAAKETDHKRREELLTIAQVNQNVPANPPVTLQEALQSIWTVESLFEIEENQTGLSLGRLDQYCLPMYENDIKTGRLTQDQALEMMQAFIIKCAELMWMSSELGAKYFAGYQPFINLTVGGQKRSGGDACNDLTYLIMDAVRFVKVYQPSLACRIHNQSPQKYMEKIVDVVKAGMGFPACHFDDSHIKMMLRKGFDFEDARDYCLMGCVEPQKSGRIYQWTSTGYTQWPIAIEFVLNRGRMVLFDSYQGLDTGDLRELRTFEDFDRAVKEQIAHIIRLSAVGTVISQRVHRDVAPKPLMSLLVEGCMEKGKDVAAGGAMVNHGPGLIFSGLATYVDSMAAIRKLVYEDKRYTLEQVRDGLLANFEGYDELRRDCLNAPKFGNDDNYVDQYALDITEWTERECRKYKMLYSTFSHGTLSISNNTPIGELTAASANGRLAWMPLSDGISPTQGADKQGPTAIIKSISKMNVETMNIGMVHNFKFLKGLLDTPEGRHGLITLLRTASILGNGQMQFSYVDNEMLKKAQQEPEKYRDLIVRVAGYSAYFVELCKEVQDEIISRTVIEKF is encoded by the coding sequence ATGACTAAATATGCTCTGACCCCACGCGTAAAAATGCTGGCTGAACGCTTAACTGCCCGCAATAGCTCAATTATTACTGAACGCGCCAATATTTTAGAAGCACTGGAAAGCCAGCTTTCAGGTGCACCGCAGGCAATTAAACCAGCTCAACGTTTTTATGAATTTATTCGCCATTTTCCTGTATTTATTGCGCAAGATGAATTGATTATTGGTAGCCAATCGTCGACACCACGTGGTGCAATTTTTTTCACTGAAAACGAAATTCACAGTAACAGCATTTACACATTCTTAGCCGGGGACAGTACAGTGGATTCCCCTGACTATTTAGCGGTGCTGAATATCGGTTTTTTAGAAATTAAATCTCAACTGGAAAACCGAGTCAGAAACATCGGCAGCGCAGTCAGTCGCAATAGTATTGATGAGGCAAATAATTGCCGAGCTGCAATTTATGCATGTGATGCTGCTATTCACTTTGCGCAATCCCTTGCCTCTAAAGCCGAAAGTATGGCCGCGGTTGAATCAAACCAGTATCGTCGGTTAGAACTGCAAGAAAGTGCGGCGATTTTACGTAATGTACCCGCTAAACCTGCACAAACCTTTAAAGAAGCTTGCCAAGCGTTTTACTTATTACAGCTTATTTTACATCTAGAAAATGGCAGCTACGCAGTTAATCCAATGGGCTTTGACAAAGCGGTTTATCCATTCTACCAACGGGATATTGAACAAGGTCGTTTAACCCCTGCACAAGCGTATGAAGTGGTTGAAAGTTTATGGCTGAAATTGGCTGAACTTTCCGAAGTGCGCTCGACAAAAATGGTGGATGGTTACCCAATGTTTGATGCATTAAAAGGTGGCGTGTATTTAACCGACCCTCGAGTCTGCATTAACGAATTATCCGCCATGATGTTATCGGCGCATGAAAATATCATGGCCGTTAATAATAGCTTAAAAGTACGCTTATATTGTGGCCAAGTCAGTACCCAGCCGCAATATTCTGCGCCGAATGCCAGTTATGTTGCACCATCTGCACACGCTGAGGCTGAATTCAACGTTATGGAAGGGCTGACGCCTCGTTTACAACGCCTGCGTAACCGTTATTTGGAAGCGCGCCCAAGCGTCTCTATTTACCGCGCATTAGCGTTTACGGAAGTTGTTAAAAATAATCCTGGTTTACCGCCTATTTTATTACGTGCAAAAGCATTTCGCCGCGCATGTGAAACGGCACCTATCTTAATTCAACCAGAAGAGTTAATTGTTGGACATCCATGTGGTAAACCACGTGCAGGTGCGTTCTCCCCTGATATCGCATGGCGTTGGGTAGTCGATGAACTTGACACCATGAGCACTCGTCCACAAGACCCATTTGTTATCTCTGAAGAAGACAAAAAAGTGATCCGTGAAGAGATAGCACCATTCTGGAAAGGTCGCTCATTAGATGAAATCTGTGAAGCCCAATACCGTGAAGCAGGTGTGTGGGAGTTTAGCGGTGAAACATTTGTCAGTGACTTGTCGTATCACCAAATTAACGGTGGTGGTGACACTTGCCCAGGTTATGACGTCTTGCTATTTACCAAAGGTATGAATGGCATTAAAGCAGATGCTCAGGCGAAACTGGCTGAGCTCAGCATGGAAAACCCGGATGATATCGACCGTATCTATTTCTATAAAGCCTCCATTGAAACATGTGAAGGTGTTGTGGCTTACGCACACCGCATTGCAGAACATGCGCGTGAATTGGCAGCAAAAGAAACGGATCATAAACGCCGTGAAGAGTTACTGACTATTGCACAAGTAAACCAAAATGTGCCTGCCAACCCGCCAGTAACCTTGCAAGAAGCACTGCAAAGCATTTGGACAGTAGAATCCTTGTTTGAAATTGAAGAAAACCAAACGGGACTATCTTTAGGTCGTCTCGACCAATACTGCTTGCCAATGTATGAAAATGACATCAAAACAGGTCGCTTAACGCAAGACCAAGCTTTAGAAATGATGCAGGCGTTTATCATCAAATGTGCTGAGTTAATGTGGATGTCCAGTGAGTTAGGTGCGAAATATTTCGCAGGTTATCAGCCGTTTATCAACTTAACGGTCGGCGGGCAAAAACGTTCAGGCGGCGATGCTTGTAATGACCTGACCTATTTAATTATGGACGCTGTGCGCTTCGTTAAAGTGTACCAGCCATCACTGGCTTGCCGTATTCATAACCAATCACCACAAAAATACATGGAAAAAATTGTCGATGTTGTAAAAGCCGGTATGGGGTTCCCTGCCTGCCACTTCGATGATTCCCATATCAAAATGATGCTACGCAAAGGTTTTGATTTTGAAGATGCACGGGACTACTGCTTGATGGGCTGTGTTGAACCACAAAAATCAGGCCGAATTTATCAATGGACATCAACAGGTTACACACAATGGCCAATTGCCATTGAGTTTGTATTAAACCGTGGTCGTATGGTGCTATTCGATAGCTACCAAGGCTTAGATACGGGGGATCTTCGTGAACTGAGAACATTTGAAGATTTTGATCGGGCAGTAAAAGAGCAAATTGCTCATATTATCCGCTTATCCGCCGTGGGTACGGTGATCAGCCAACGCGTACACCGTGACGTTGCGCCAAAACCATTAATGTCCTTGCTGGTGGAAGGCTGTATGGAAAAAGGGAAGGACGTTGCGGCAGGTGGGGCGATGGTTAACCACGGTCCAGGATTGATTTTCTCTGGTCTTGCGACTTACGTCGACTCTATGGCAGCAATTCGCAAACTGGTTTATGAAGATAAGCGCTACACCCTTGAGCAAGTGCGTGACGGTCTGTTAGCTAACTTTGAAGGTTATGACGAACTACGTCGCGACTGCTTGAATGCACCAAAATTTGGTAACGATGACAACTATGTTGACCAATATGCGCTGGATATTACTGAGTGGACAGAGCGTGAATGCCGTAAATACAAGATGTTGTATTCCACATTCAGTCACGGAACTTTATCGATTTCGAATAATACACCAATCGGTGAACTAACCGCAGCGAGTGCCAACGGGCGTTTAGCATGGATGCCATTATCTGATGGTATCAGCCCAACGCAAGGTGCGGATAAACAAGGGCCAACCGCCATCATTAAATCCATCAGTAAGATGAATGTAGAAACAATGAACATCGGTATGGTGCATAACTTCAAGTTCTTAAAAGGCTTGTTGGATACCCCTGAAGGCCGCCACGGCTTAATTACATTGCTAAGAACCGCCTCTATTTTAGGTAACGGGCAAATGCAATTTAGCTATGTTGATAATGAAATGCTGAAAAAAGCACAGCAAGAGCCTGAAAAATATCGTGATTTAATCGTTAGGGTTGCTGGTTACAGTGCTTACTTCGTTGAACTGTGCAAAGAAGTTCAAGACGAAATTATCAGCCGTACCGTGATTGAGAAGTTCTAA
- a CDS encoding AraC family transcriptional regulator — protein MRLPELHFRQYSDEVISHQHDGQWQVVLSLSGQMEINMHRQHFQLNAGKGIVIPPSVSHAFSGKEGNQNYVLEMPDTAQWALDEKMTQFALTPSAIGLLHWLQSFPQAPENNFAVARLLLAQLKPESKWIDAVSQWIETRLHLPISCEDMAFAFCMSVSTLQRKIKGETHLTAMQFIQQKRMEAAGSLLLTNSSIETIALCVGYDSHSAFSHAFKKYYGKTPLEYRTQATLPR, from the coding sequence TTGCGCTTACCTGAATTGCATTTTCGACAATATTCTGACGAAGTGATTTCTCATCAACATGATGGGCAGTGGCAAGTCGTATTGTCGTTATCTGGGCAAATGGAAATCAACATGCATCGGCAGCATTTCCAATTAAATGCAGGGAAGGGGATCGTGATCCCACCCAGTGTGAGCCATGCGTTTAGTGGGAAAGAGGGTAATCAAAACTATGTATTAGAGATGCCAGACACGGCACAGTGGGCATTGGACGAAAAAATGACGCAGTTTGCGTTAACGCCTTCTGCCATTGGTCTACTCCATTGGTTGCAAAGCTTTCCGCAAGCGCCAGAAAATAATTTTGCGGTGGCGCGTTTATTACTCGCGCAATTAAAACCAGAAAGTAAGTGGATAGATGCGGTTTCTCAGTGGATTGAGACCCGGCTACACTTGCCAATTAGTTGTGAAGATATGGCATTTGCTTTTTGTATGTCAGTCAGCACGCTACAACGAAAAATTAAGGGAGAAACACACTTAACTGCAATGCAATTCATTCAACAAAAACGAATGGAAGCCGCAGGGAGTTTATTACTCACCAATAGCAGTATCGAAACCATAGCCCTTTGCGTGGGTTATGATTCTCATTCTGCATTTAGCCATGCATTTAAAAAATACTATGGCAAAACCCCTCTGGAATATCGAACGCAAGCTACACTACCTCGTTAA
- a CDS encoding phosphate propanoyltransferase, protein MINEQLMGKILSRLSTYNPVNEMQSAIAIPVGVSNRHVHLSQQDVEALFGQGYQLTPFKDLKQPGQFAAKECVMVVGPKGSINKVRVLGPVRPKSQLEVSKADCFALGIKAPVRESGDLTNSGSALLIGPAGHVNLVSQVICAQRHIHMNTIDARALNVVNGQTVNIRTEGERRLVFDEVVIRVDERFSLEFHIDTDEANAAGLRNNDSVFIVG, encoded by the coding sequence ATGATCAATGAGCAACTGATGGGCAAAATACTGTCTCGCCTTTCAACATACAACCCAGTAAACGAAATGCAATCAGCGATTGCGATCCCTGTAGGGGTTTCTAATCGCCATGTGCACCTTTCGCAGCAGGATGTCGAAGCCCTATTTGGTCAAGGCTATCAGCTCACACCGTTTAAAGATCTCAAGCAACCTGGGCAATTTGCCGCGAAAGAATGCGTGATGGTCGTTGGGCCAAAAGGCTCAATCAATAAAGTGAGAGTTTTAGGCCCTGTACGCCCCAAAAGCCAGCTAGAAGTGTCAAAAGCCGATTGTTTTGCCTTAGGCATTAAAGCGCCTGTAAGAGAATCTGGGGATTTAACCAATTCAGGCAGTGCATTACTGATAGGTCCTGCGGGGCATGTCAATCTTGTATCTCAAGTTATTTGCGCGCAAAGACATATTCATATGAACACGATAGATGCCAGAGCATTAAATGTGGTGAATGGTCAGACGGTCAATATTCGTACTGAAGGTGAACGCCGTTTAGTATTTGATGAAGTTGTTATTCGTGTGGATGAACGGTTTTCCCTTGAATTTCATATTGATACGGACGAAGCCAATGCAGCGGGTCTGCGCAATAATGACAGCGTATTTATTGTCGGTTAA
- the cutD gene encoding choline TMA-lyase-activating enzyme translates to MMSAADIKGRIFNIQKYSIYDGDGIRTLIFLKGCNIRCPWCANPEGLSSQFQVMFSHDKCVNCGKCVDVCPTGIHYMTTHDHGEQIHRVNRSIDCIGCRKCEEVCIGGALDIMGKDVTVAEMMEIIMQDYDFYISSGGGVTIGGGEMSLQTDFAVELLRECKKMMINTAVETQGTTSLANYEKLAEVVDLFLYDIKHIDSAQHKNIFGIGNENVRRNLERLIELGANVVVRMPLVRGYNDSYDAITGAIEYAMALSKRGNVKRIDILPYHQLGRGKYDKLDMIYPVKQDPTYSAQELDQLEAFFKQFDFDIRLVRH, encoded by the coding sequence ATGATGAGCGCGGCAGATATTAAAGGTCGGATATTTAATATCCAAAAATATTCCATTTATGACGGCGATGGTATCCGCACGCTGATCTTTCTTAAAGGGTGCAATATTCGCTGTCCTTGGTGTGCAAACCCTGAAGGGTTAAGCAGCCAGTTTCAAGTGATGTTCTCCCATGATAAATGCGTCAATTGTGGTAAGTGTGTTGATGTTTGTCCAACGGGTATCCATTACATGACAACCCATGATCATGGTGAACAAATTCACCGTGTTAATCGCAGCATTGATTGTATTGGTTGCCGTAAGTGTGAAGAGGTGTGTATTGGTGGAGCGCTAGACATTATGGGCAAAGATGTCACGGTCGCTGAAATGATGGAAATCATTATGCAGGATTATGATTTTTATATTTCTTCTGGTGGAGGTGTCACGATTGGGGGCGGGGAAATGAGCCTGCAAACCGATTTCGCCGTTGAACTGCTACGTGAATGTAAAAAAATGATGATCAATACCGCAGTCGAAACCCAAGGTACAACATCATTAGCAAATTATGAAAAGCTCGCTGAAGTCGTCGACTTATTTTTGTATGACATCAAACACATTGATAGTGCGCAGCATAAAAATATTTTTGGCATTGGTAACGAAAATGTACGCCGAAACCTTGAAAGGCTCATTGAGCTAGGTGCAAATGTGGTCGTGCGGATGCCTTTGGTTCGCGGTTATAACGATTCGTACGATGCGATCACGGGGGCTATTGAATACGCAATGGCGCTATCCAAACGCGGTAACGTAAAACGGATTGATATTCTACCTTATCACCAGTTGGGGCGAGGTAAATATGACAAATTAGACATGATTTACCCAGTGAAACAAGACCCAACCTATAGCGCCCAAGAGCTAGACCAATTGGAAGCGTTTTTTAAACAGTTTGATTTTGATATTCGACTGGTCCGTCACTAA
- a CDS encoding EutN/CcmL family microcompartment protein, producing the protein MILAKVIGHVVATQKCQELSGSNLLMVAALGDDLEPLKDRTYVAVDSVGAGINDIVLAEAYFALNKDKYKAMSVVAIVEKVYTKE; encoded by the coding sequence ATGATTTTGGCAAAAGTAATCGGACATGTTGTCGCAACGCAGAAATGCCAAGAGCTTAGTGGAAGCAACTTACTGATGGTTGCAGCGCTAGGGGATGACCTTGAACCGTTGAAAGACCGAACGTATGTGGCGGTAGACAGCGTCGGTGCCGGTATCAACGACATTGTGTTAGCAGAAGCGTACTTTGCGTTGAACAAAGACAAATACAAGGCCATGTCAGTGGTTGCTATTGTCGAGAAGGTTTATACCAAGGAGTAA
- a CDS encoding multidrug efflux SMR transporter: MFTGFLWLALSIGSEITGTSMIKKTNSFSKLGPSILVIIAYCLCYFALTRAMGYIPVGVAYSLWCGFGIVGVTLVSMILYKQKPDFPAVFAMGLIISGGIIMNTFSTM; the protein is encoded by the coding sequence ATGTTTACTGGATTTTTATGGTTAGCACTTTCTATTGGTTCTGAAATAACCGGAACTTCAATGATAAAAAAAACCAATAGCTTTAGTAAATTAGGACCATCCATCTTAGTCATTATTGCCTATTGTTTATGTTATTTCGCACTTACCCGTGCAATGGGGTATATTCCTGTAGGTGTTGCTTATTCATTATGGTGTGGATTTGGTATTGTTGGTGTGACGTTAGTTTCCATGATTTTATATAAACAAAAACCTGACTTCCCAGCTGTATTTGCCATGGGGTTAATTATCTCAGGTGGGATTATTATGAATACATTCTCAACCATGTAA
- a CDS encoding AbgT family transporter, with translation MELKKQEGSRFLRTVEWLGNALPHPVILFIILIAILLVSSAIGQYFGVSVVDPRPEGAKGRAEDGIIHIVSLLDAEGIRKILANIVTNFTGFAPLGTVLVALLGVGIAERAGLLSAAMRLVVIKAPRKLTTAAIVFAGIMSNTASELGYVVLIPLAAIIFHSLGRHPLAGLAAAFAGVSGGYSANLLLGTVDPLLSGITQQAAQIIDPTYIVGAEANWYFMFASTFLITILGYFITEKIVEPQLGPYTGGGVDADEDNLRASAELTSLEKKALFWASVTFWGLAAILALMVIPENGILRNQETGLVSNSPFLKGIVVFIFIFFAIPGIVYGFIAKSMRSDKDIVDAMAASMSTLGLYLVIIFFAAQFVAFFNWTNIGQVIAVKGANFLNSIDLHGGVLFIGFILICAFINLMIGSASAQWAVTAPIFVPMLMLAGYAPETIQAAYRIGDSVTNIITPMMSYFGLIMAIVVKYKKDAGIGTLVSMMLPYSIIFLIGWSLFFIVWVFVLGIPVGPGSPIYFTPGS, from the coding sequence ATGGAATTAAAGAAACAAGAAGGAAGCCGTTTTTTGCGAACGGTTGAGTGGTTAGGAAATGCTCTGCCACATCCTGTTATTTTGTTTATTATTTTGATTGCTATTTTATTAGTTTCCTCAGCAATTGGTCAGTACTTTGGGGTTAGTGTTGTTGATCCTCGTCCAGAAGGGGCTAAAGGACGGGCAGAAGACGGTATTATTCATATAGTTAGCTTACTAGATGCCGAAGGTATCCGTAAAATTCTTGCCAATATCGTGACCAACTTTACTGGCTTTGCGCCTCTGGGTACCGTGTTGGTCGCTTTACTTGGGGTAGGGATTGCAGAACGCGCTGGACTACTTTCCGCGGCAATGCGTTTAGTGGTGATTAAAGCGCCACGTAAATTAACCACAGCAGCAATTGTATTTGCAGGTATTATGTCAAATACTGCCTCAGAGCTTGGTTACGTTGTATTAATTCCCTTAGCGGCGATTATCTTTCATTCTTTAGGTCGTCATCCATTAGCAGGCCTTGCAGCTGCATTTGCTGGGGTATCCGGGGGGTATTCTGCAAACTTATTATTAGGTACTGTCGACCCATTACTTTCAGGGATCACACAACAAGCGGCTCAAATTATTGACCCAACTTATATCGTTGGCGCAGAAGCGAACTGGTACTTTATGTTCGCCAGTACCTTTTTAATTACCATTTTAGGTTATTTTATTACTGAAAAAATCGTAGAACCACAGCTAGGGCCATACACCGGTGGAGGTGTCGATGCTGACGAAGATAACTTGCGGGCTTCCGCAGAGTTAACGTCATTAGAGAAAAAAGCGTTATTTTGGGCATCAGTGACATTCTGGGGATTAGCCGCGATTTTAGCGCTGATGGTGATACCTGAAAATGGTATTTTGCGTAATCAAGAAACGGGATTAGTCAGTAATTCGCCATTCTTAAAAGGGATTGTTGTCTTTATTTTTATCTTTTTTGCGATCCCCGGTATTGTTTATGGGTTTATTGCCAAAAGCATGCGTTCCGATAAAGACATCGTTGATGCGATGGCTGCATCGATGAGCACGTTAGGCTTATATCTGGTTATTATTTTCTTTGCAGCTCAATTTGTTGCATTTTTTAACTGGACAAACATTGGTCAAGTTATTGCTGTAAAAGGTGCCAATTTTTTAAACAGTATCGATCTGCATGGTGGTGTATTGTTTATTGGCTTTATTCTGATTTGTGCATTTATTAATTTAATGATTGGTTCTGCATCGGCACAATGGGCGGTGACCGCGCCTATTTTTGTCCCAATGTTGATGCTCGCAGGTTATGCCCCAGAAACTATTCAGGCGGCATATCGAATTGGGGATTCCGTTACCAATATCATAACGCCAATGATGAGCTATTTTGGTTTGATTATGGCAATAGTGGTGAAATATAAAAAAGATGCAGGTATCGGAACGTTAGTTTCGATGATGCTACCATATTCGATCATTTTCCTGATCGGTTGGTCATTATTCTTTATTGTTTGGGTATTTGTTTTAGGTATTCCTGTTGGTCCAGGCTCACCAATATATTTTACGCCAGGAAGTTAA
- a CDS encoding DUF1992 domain-containing protein: protein MSVIDLWAERHIQEALNKGELSQLNGEGKPLHLEDDSLVPPELRAGYRLLKNSGYLPAELQQRKDALTLSHLLQGLSVEDPNYANVSKQLALLELKLRQAGISTDFLRGEYSQAISTQITKQTK from the coding sequence ATGTCTGTTATCGATCTCTGGGCGGAACGCCATATCCAAGAGGCTTTAAATAAAGGCGAATTGTCACAGCTTAATGGTGAAGGCAAACCGCTACATCTTGAGGATGATAGCTTAGTTCCCCCTGAGCTCAGGGCGGGATATCGTCTATTAAAAAATTCAGGGTATTTGCCCGCAGAATTACAGCAAAGAAAAGATGCGTTAACGCTTAGTCATCTACTTCAGGGGCTTTCGGTTGAAGACCCGAATTATGCCAATGTGAGTAAGCAGCTAGCATTACTCGAATTAAAATTAAGGCAAGCTGGTATCAGTACCGATTTTTTACGGGGTGAGTACTCTCAAGCCATTTCAACACAGATCACAAAGCAGACAAAATAG
- a CDS encoding tRNA-binding protein, with protein sequence MQIIEWDDFTRVEMRVGTIISAELNSKAKKPAYVMEVDLGELGIKCSSAQITVNYTPESLIGKRILCVCNFAAKRIAGIKSEVLITGAPDEKGAIVLAEFNLPLPNGARLA encoded by the coding sequence ATGCAAATTATTGAATGGGATGATTTTACTCGTGTTGAAATGCGTGTTGGTACCATTATTAGTGCGGAATTGAACAGCAAAGCCAAGAAGCCTGCGTATGTGATGGAGGTTGACCTTGGTGAATTAGGCATCAAATGCTCCAGTGCACAAATTACAGTAAACTACACGCCTGAAAGTTTAATTGGTAAACGTATTTTGTGTGTGTGTAATTTTGCAGCCAAACGTATCGCAGGGATTAAATCCGAGGTGCTAATTACGGGGGCACCAGACGAGAAAGGGGCGATTGTGCTTGCTGAATTCAATTTACCTCTCCCTAATGGTGCGCGTTTAGCTTAA